The Aspergillus fumigatus Af293 chromosome 3, whole genome shotgun sequence region TGCGGACCATTTTCGATCGATGAATATCCCAATTTGGCGCAATACTACCGACGTGTGGAGAAGCGCGGAATTGTCAAAGCGACCCTGGAGGAGCTCAAATAACCATTTTCATCTTTATTTCAACTTCAGAATACCACAGCGAAGCGTGTAGTTATGACGAGCTTGTGACTAAGGCAGCATTTAGCGACGGCCGTACTGTGTATTTTCCCCCTAGGTTATACTTTGACCGTCGTTCGTTGACTGACTTTCTGGAGCATTTATGTTTCAATATGTACTGCGGCACTAATACATTTTTGAGTTAACTCGGGTGATTTGGATTTTGCAACAATCTCTTATATACATAAGAACTATCGGTAAGACCACATCATGATCTGCGAGCAGGGATCTCAATTACAGGCATTTGCCCGGGAAATTCGTTGTTGTCAAGACCTCCTTCAAACGAGCGCCGCTGCACACTACAGCTTTGAGGAAAGCTTGTGCAACTACTTCAGCTCCTGTAGAGCTGGTATGGGTGTGGTCATTTGGGAAAAATGAGTCAACGGTCGTCTTGCCTAGAGATTTGTACATATCGGCCACATAGGCGCCGTGGTCCACATAATCCACACCAGCTCTCTGTGCAGCCAATTTGGCGAGCTCGACGAAACGCGACGGAGTATAGGAAAAGGTGCCGGTCTCCCACGGATTGTTGGGCGTCTGACTGGATATCACCACCTTGGCTTGCTTGGACTGAAACATCTTCGCCGCATCCTGTAAGTACTTGGGGAAGGTGAACACCGTTTCCGTGACACCATTGAAAGTGGTAGTGCAGGTCTCGTCGCCCGATCCGGGACAGTCTGTACGACCATTATCGGTGCGGAGGCTGCCGCCGTCGTTGTGCCCGAATTCGATGACTACATAGTCGCCTGGCTTCAGGACATCTGCGATGGCCTGGAAACGTTGTTCGCGGGTATACGAGCGAGCACTGCGGCCGGCAACTGCTTGGTTCGATACTGTGCCGGAGACGAAGGGGGCAATGTGTAGACCCCATCCTGTTTTTACGAGAGCGTTATAGATGTACCTTGCAAATGGGCTCTTGCCTTGAGACTTACCGTCAGTGCCAGATCCGCCCCCGCCCTTGGCCATGGTCGAATCACCCGCCATGTAGATGGTTGCACTCAAGGTGCCGGGAAAGAGGGCAAGCGCGGATAGAAAAGCGAAGCATTTCATTCTGAATCGAGGTTTATAGGTTTGAGGGCCAATTCCAGAGTGTCTGATTGTACTTGAAAGCTCTGTTCCTCAAGGCTTAAGCAACCAACTCCCTTTATGTAGTCCCTCACTCCTATGCGCATACGAGAAACCTACAACTACAAGCAAACGCATACGTGGAAAAAGTCTACGAAGATTTCGGTGTATCTGCCCCCGCGTTTCAGGCCTCTTTGTCAGCCCTTATGTGACAAAGGGAGATTCCTCGGCCCACCGGAGTTCCAGGAGGTTGCATTGGGGAGTTGAGACAAGAGTCACGAGGCACCAGGTGCTTCTCCAACTTGGCACGGGTGTGCAGAATCTTAGGTATCATCCTGAATCTCTCACAAGCCGAAAGGGGTCAGCTAGTATCGTTTCTGCAGAGATCCAGGGTTTCTTATGGAGTGGGACATGCAAACTGAGCAGATTTCCCCGCTGCAGGctgagtatggagtacattTCTGTGGATTTTCCACCTGTCATTAGGCTTTAAATGTATAGTCCCTGTGACAGATATGCTCCACTGGATCAGAATCAGTGGCTAATTGGATGATTGATCAAATCCTTCAACCTCATGTAGCAATGGGATAGGCTCATCTGGTACCCCGACTCAAACCTTCGTCACGGAGCATCGGCCCGAGTATAAACATAGTGGAGTCAAGAGAGACAGGAAAGTCCACATGTGACCATCCTTATGGAGAAATATGCAATTAATTACAGTTTTTCAAACGTCGGAGTACGTTTCTTCAGCCCAGATAGCAGAGCAGCTGAAACATCTTTGGTCTGCAGCATGGCACTATTCCAGACGGCAGTATATCTGAGACCTGTAGTGTGTCAGCCAATGATATGTTGCTTAATCACGAGTAGATGAATGAAGGTGAGTAGAATACTTACCATCCTGCACAGAGCGGTCCCTCGAGTAATTCATAATCTCCTTCGTCCCTTGCACCGCGACCGGACTCTTCGTCGCCATCAACGCAGCCATCTCCAGCGCCCCCTGCACAGCCGCCTCCTTACTCTCAAACACCCGATTCACAAACCCAACGCGcagcgcctcctccgccccAAATATCCTCGCCGTCAGTGCCACTTCCTTCGCCCACCCAAAGCTCCCGACAACCTTAGGCAACCGGCTCAACGTCCCAATATCCGCCGCAAGCCCGATATCCACCTCCTTGACGGCGAACTTGGTGTCCCGCGTGCAGACGCGCACATCCGCCGCCGTGGACAGATCAACCGCCAGACCAAGCGAGAAGCCGTGCATCGCGACGATGACGGGCTTCTCGCAGCGCTCGACGGCCGTAATGCAGTCCTGGAAGGAGACGATGTGACGGCGCAGATGGGCCGCTTTGCGCGCAGGATCGACTGCCTGGTCGCCGTCTGCGGACAGGAGACCTTGCGATGCGGCGGTGACGTCTAGGCCTGCGGTGAAGGCTTTCTCGCCTGCGCCGCTGAGGACGATGGCACGGACGGAGGGGTCCTGCGAGAGGCGGTCGAAGACTTGGCCAAGTTCAATCCACATTCTGCTTTTTGTTAGCTTTGTGTGCTCCAGATAATGAAGAGGAACAGATAAGTATTAGCGACTTACGCCTCGAAGAAGGCATTCATCTTGTCTGGGCGGTTGATCTCCACGTGGGCGACATATTGATGTTCGGCTGGAAACCGGATAATGAAGTACTTGAATGAATTGTAGTTGTTTTCTGCCATGGTGTTATGATTCTGCCTTGCTTCGACTAGTGATGTTTGAAGCTTCTCCGTTCTGTTGATAAGTGCTTATGGGGCCACGGGTTGATATCTGGGGAAGCTCCTCGGTGGACCTCGGCAACTTTTACGACCTTCCTATATAGCTAGCAGAGCACTGGGATGATAAAGAACAATGATGAGTCTTGAGAGTTCGTAGAGCACGGCAAGGCCTCTGGCACGATGGATACAAATATATACAAATTTGAATCATAGAAAATGGATCGAAGACGAGTTGGAGAGCTCTCTGGTAGTGATTTCACGTGCCTCGGTCCGATCAGATCAGCAATAAGGTATGCTGAAGTCCAATTGATCAAAAGACGCCAGCATTTTCCGATTATGTGATCGCAGTTGCATGAAATAACTCTGCATATACTTGCAAATCCAAAGGAAAATATATAAACAAGAATGGTTTagaagcagaggatggaGTATGGTGAGGCTGAAGTTCGGAACTTGCGAATATATATCCTGCGCTGCCAATCCTACAATCGAATACTCTCAGACAACTAGAGACAGTGGACATCATGATACTTCAGATTCTCAGTATAACTGTATCAATGAAATCATCTCAAATGGTTGGATCAATTTATACTAGGGATGAACGTGACTTGATAACAAATGACTACACCTACTATGCCCCTTCTCAGCGGGGCTCTACCTTCAGCACAGGCGAGTACTTGGACTCTTTTGAAAACATCACTACCTTGATCATGTATTCTATTGATCTGGTAAATGATGTCGTTGAGGCTCAATGAACAGATATAGTCTGAGATGATGACTCATGCAGGCACGATTGGAGCAGCAAAAATACGAGCATAACCACTTCTCTAATTCAGCTTTCTCTCACCAACAAAGTCCAACATGTCGTTTCTAAACAGCTGGTTTGGCCCTCTCTACGACGCTATCTTTTGTCCATCATTACCACCCACTTTCCGCTGGCGTCTCCTGGCTTTCCAGCCGATCGTACTACTCTCCAACGCAATCCAGTATCTCCCCAGTATCTTCACGAAAGGCCGCCGCAACGTCATCTGGATCCCTCTCAAGCGAGCGCCGGGCCACTCAGTCCGCGCCATTGTTTATCATCCCAGGACACAAACCCACTCTGGATCCAGGGCCATCCATCTTAACATCCACGGCGGCGGATTCCTAGGCGGACTCCCAGAAGGCCAGACATCATTCTGTCAGAAAGTCGCCCACGAAACCGGAGCGATTGTTGTATCCACTTCCCATAGATATGCACCGCGCTATACCTTTCCAACCGCGCACGAAGACGTCCAGGACGTTGCGGAGTGGTTGATCGAGAACGCCGAGCGGCTTTGGGGCACGAATCCGAGATCGATGACCGTGAGTGGATTCTCTGCAGGCGGGAATCTCGCATTGGGCGTTGCGCAGGGGCTGGCGCATACGGAGTTTAGTATCAAGGCGTCAGTGACGTTCTATGCACCGGtgagtatatatattattcATCGCCTTCATCGACTGTTCTAACGTGAGATTATTGTCAGGTTGATCTGCGGCTCCCACCATGGGAGAAACCTCTGCCTGCTGGGTTCCCTGAGAAAGACCCCCTGGCCTTCTTGCAGCCACTGATGGACGCGTATGCAGGACCAGGACGGGAGAAGAACCTGACTAATCCGCTACTTCATCCTATCCTGGCGGATATTGGGTGCCTGCCCCGGAATATGATGTTTGTGGTTCCCAAAATGGATATTCTGCTGCATGAGCAGACTACGTTCGTGGAGAGGTTGAAAGAGGAGGCTGCGGCCATCAATCGCGGGTTGGCTGATCAGCAGGACTCGGCCGAGTCGCAATTGCAACCGTATCGCATTGAGAGTAGGTTCGACGAGGGTCAGATACATGGGTGGTTGGAAAGTATGACTTTGTATTCCTGATATGCTGGACTGCACTAACTGTGGCTTGCTAGTTCCGTCAATATTTATCGACGCGAAGCTCAGAGATCAAATATTCGAGGAGGCAGTGCAATTCTTGAATGATATCTACACTCTTTCCACATAATGCCATGCAGGTTCATGGCCTATGTATTCGCTGTATATGTTTTATGTCAATACTCTACTCCCGGTTACATCTGTATAATAGTGTGACGCCTCCACTCAATGCATCTACATACTAAGAACTACGATTGTGAGCTCAGTTGAATAGAGTAGAGAAAAATAATTGAATTTTGAAATGAAAATAATTAAAATTTAATTATGATTTGCAATAGCGCACTAAATATGCAGGGAAGGACAGACAACGAAATATGCATGCAGGTATCGTCACATCGTCACAATATGCCTGGTTTCGAATGTTTTCAATCGTCGACCATTTACTCGACGGTAATCTTCCTGGCCCCAGTGTTGACGACCTTCTTCGGTACAACAATGGACAGAATGCCGTTCTTGAGGCTGGCCTTGACGTTGTCCTGATCGACGGGAGTCGGGAACTGGAAGGTGCGGTGGAACTCGCCGACAGACCGCTCACTCACCCAGAAGCGGTGTTTCTTGTTGTCGCTCTTGCTGACTTGCTTGTCCCCGGACTTGACCACCTCGGTACTCTCCTTCTGCTTGTCATCAGAGGACTCCTGGGTGGCCTGCTCGGGAGTGCCAGAGTGGTATTCGCGCTCGCTGCGGCCCTTGATCACGAGTGTGTCATTGTCGGAGAACTCGATCTCAATGTCCTTGTTGGCAATGCCTGGAAGCTCGCCATCCAGAAGGTAGGCATCGTTGGTTTCGCGAACATCAAAGCGGGGCGCAAAGGAGCGCACAGAGGAAGCCTGATTTCTGGTCGACCGGTGGAAATCGTAGTCGTCCAGAAGGCGGAAGAGAGGGGCAAAGTCGCCAGGAGTGTGGAAGGTGTGGAAGAGAGACATTTTGAATGTGTATAATGAAGATGTTAACGAGTTGGTATTGCTGAAAAAAGattttgttgttgttgttgttgttgttgttgatgtgAGCGCGTTGTTATCGTGATTCTTGTTGTTATCGTGATTCTTGTGTTCTGATCTGGTGAAGTGAACCTCGAGTAGACCAGGTGCTGGAGGTCTCTATATACCCCAGAGCCATGATTCGAGAATCTCCCATGATTCTATCACAATGACGTCAGAAGTGTTGCTCGAGAGCGCTGGATGTTGCGTGATGCATCATGAATCATCGAGCATAGCCAACTGGACATAGCTGGAGCTCACTCGATGATTCGTGGTGATTCTATGGTCACGTGACTTAAACGGCCTCGCCACTATGAGTCTCAtggagcaagagcaagcttTAGGCAGCTTGGTGAAGCTTCGAAGCATTCAATGCACGGCGAGATGCTGTCCATGGAACGTCCTACGTTGATCACAGTTCATTTGTCCGATGCGCTGTCATACATGTTGAAGGCTCATTGCATGATTCTCCGCCCAAACATGTTCCTCCATAGTAGGTTCTGGCTACACTCTGAATTCGCCACCGGGCCGGAATTCAAACATGCATCACATCATCGCATGGGATTGATAGGGATTCATGGCTCTCACATGGCTCTCGCATCTTGCAACACGCATATTGCAAGGATTACGCTGCATGATTTCAGAGTGAAATCACCTTTGTGTACAGCATAGATTTCGACGAAATTCTCCGATACCGTTTTCGCAGTACTGGTACCTGCTCCTTTGGAAGAGCATGGCCGTCGCGACCATATAATATCCAGATAATAGTTCTTCGAGCaacgtcgtcgacgacggcCTAATGTCGATGACGAATGGCGATAGACGCGTCCGATAGTTCAGGGAGATTGTATCGTTGCTTCGACAGTTTGGGTAACGTTCCCCTACTCGGATTCTGATTCTTCGGGTTGCATTACTTTCTCATCAAGCTCCTATCCAAATATTAGCGCGCCCATCGCAACAAAGAAGTTTCGGTTATCCATACCCTCCCCAGCCTTTCCTTCAGATTTTGTAGTTGGCTTTCTTTGATGACCAGATGGCGGTCATCGTCTAGGTCCTCGACAATGTAATCATGACTTTCTTCATCATACTTCAGTATGATGGCTTTGACGGACGGATCACACTCGATGAGCACTCCTGTTGTACGTATCGGTCAGAAACAGTCAAACAGTCAACCATCATAGGGGTTTGACGACCGGCGCACCTTTGATTGCACGGGGCATGACGGAAAATTTGTTTCGATTATTGAGTTGATGGTCTAAGGTACGCAAATATAGGTTCTTAGGCTGTATCGAACTGGGATCAAAGGAATGTGCGATATAAGATGCGCGGTCCTATTGAAGGTCCACACCAGAGTGCCAAGACTCAAtggaactactccgtaaggCACCAAGGCACCAATAGTTGGAAGACGGTGAATTACTGGATTAGGTTTAGCTCTCTTCGTGGGGTAACTATGAGCATATCCAGCAATATAGAAATCGTCACCGGAGTAGTATTGATGGGGTATGGCAAGAGCTCAAGGAAGTGACCACGTTAGTAAGGACTATAAGACCTGCGCAACCTTGAGTTGAGGTCGAATCTGACGATTACAGAGAGCATACCCCAGGCGTCGCTCTGCGTTTTTCTCAGTAGTATATTTCTAGCTCCTTAGAAAGCCTGCAGTGATGTCTTTCAAATGGCGACCAAGCTAGAAGGAAGCAGCGATGGAGAACTTCGGGATGAATTCGAATTCAAGAATCAGGGATTCCTATTGTTGGCGGAATGGTGTATAAGATCGGCTATTACGCAACTGTCCTGTCCATCTTCACCAGCAGTTTACTACGAGTATGAGCTACTGCATATTGTGGAGGGTATAAAAACCTGCCGCTGGACATATATACTGCAAATAAATTATGCGGAGATTTGGAGGAGTCTATTATTCCCGATCGAGTCTGTCCTCCAGATCACCATGGACATCTTTCTCGACCTCATGAGGTGCTCTCCAGCCTGTACATGCTTGAAGCATGGTCGCTACTAGAGCCAGAACACAGCCGCCCAAGATCAGTACCTTGACTGCCTGCTCATAGCTTTGAATGGCCACCTCTTTCTCCAGTCCACTCAGATTCGTCACTAAAGCGGGGCTTCCCAAAAGCTTACGAACAAGCTCATCTGTCCCGGAAAGTCCGTGCTTGCTAAATCCCTTCTCAAGAgccttcttcagctcccgCTGAAAGAAGCCTCCGCCAATGGCCGATCCAAAGCTTCCAGCAGAGCCACGGAACATGCCTAGTAGGGAGGTCACAATGTAGTGTACGTTCATATTGGTAAGGTGTAGCATATGAGACAACGCATAGTTCATCGAAGCGCCAATGAAAAGACCATTAAAAAAGGTCGAGACGACGTAGGCGACGGTAGCGGAAGAAGGAGTTGATAGTATGGCCAGTATAAAGTTCGTCAACGCAAAGAGCAGAAACACTATCAACGTCGAGCTATAGCATGTAAGGTTAGTTTTGGGGCTTTTCAGATCAATTGCAACGACACCCACACGTAGTAACTGCCTGTCTTGCGAATATGGATCCATCCGACCAACAGGCCTCCAAGGCCGAACCCTACGTTCGTTGGAACGAGGATCAACCCTGCCGAGGCGGGCGACCATTGTCGGACCGCCATTGCATACACTGGCGTGAAAAAAAGAACAGACCAGCgcgccatcatcgagatcAGAGCTGCTAGGCAGGTCGCCAGTACGCTTCTCGCTTTGAGTACTTCAAGTGGGATTATTGGCTCTGATGTGAACTTCGATtcaaaaagaaggaaaacgGCGAACGAGACGAAGCTCAAGATTAGAGGTGTGATCGTAACAGTTGAGTCTGGCGACGCAAGACTAAAGAGCAGCAGAAATACTGAAGTTGTCTGGAAGAAATGGTTAATCCCCAAGCCTTGTTGTTAAACCTTAGTAGTCTTACCAGACTCAAGGCACCGGCATAATCGACTTTGGCTAGTCTTTGCCAAGGAGAACTGCCCTGCAGACTCATAGAAGTACTCTTGACGCTGGAAACAGCGACGAACAAGGTCAAGCCCAGAATCAATGAAGCAGGTGCTTGAACCCAGAAGATCAGGCGCTACGATGCTTGGGTCAGCTCCGTATCGTTTCCGATGATCTGAGTGGAAGATGACATACCCATCCAAAGACTGGCGTCAGCAATCCGGCAAGTAGCGCACCGCAAGAGATACCCGTCGTCACTCCGACATTCAACAAGCCAATGAAGAgacctcttctcctcttgctTGCAAGGTCAAGGATGAAAATGAACGATGTGACCATAACACCCGCACTGCCACAACCAGATAGTGCACGTCCAAATAGGAAGACCGGCAGGCTTTGGGAAGCGGCAGTAACAAAGAGCCCAACAGATAATATCCCCACCGAGAAAAGAGTGTAATTACGGGCTGTGAAGATCTGACAGAGACGTCCTGCTAAAGGAGAGACACTGGACATTGCGATCTTTATGCAAGGCACCAATTAGCCCACTGGCATGTGATGGACAGCTCAGAATGACATTGAATAGACGTACCAGGTATGCTGAGCTGAACCACGTTGTTTCCGAAAAGGCGTCGAAATCTTCTGCGATATCTGATTGAGCTGTGGTCAACATTGATATATTCGTGGCTGCAATGGCATTCGTTAGTGATTGCGGCCACGAAATGTCAAGTTGATTTACTCTGAATGAATAGCAACAGGCCCACAGTAATAGTGATGACCGTCCCTCTGAGTAATGAAGGTGATATCTGCGTTTCATCATGATCCGTGAGAGGATGCTCTATCAACGGAGTGGCCTCGGAAGGCACTGCGCCTCTTTGCCGTTCAGCCACCATGATGCTCTTTGAATGCAGGATGTTTTGAAGGCAAAGACAGTAAAACGTTCGCGCCCATGGATATTGACAATTGGTATATTATTGCTGCCAAAGGTGATAAAGACGCGATTCTGCCTAGAAGTGGAAGCTGGCGGATAAGCATTTATAATCAAGCCGGACTGATAACTAATTCCTCAATTGACCCAATCATGAAGGAGGATTGTTCATTTGCGTGATTTCCGATATGTAACCCAGTTGATAACCCATGCAAACATGGAAAAGAATGATCCTCCTGAATCAATGATCACCCCATTGTGTGTCTCTCCTGGAGCAAGTTGATTCGACGCGAGCCGTTAGTCCAGGAACCCATAACtatctcatcatcctgaGACGAGTTGTGGAGGCGGTTACTCACCTCGCCAGGATGGGCTAGTTCATGGAAATAGACACGGAAATACTTGCAGATCTTCTGAATATGACCTGCTCGGTGTCCAGGGACAGAATTGGCATGCTCCCGCAGCCCTGCCATTATTCCGTACCTGACGTCCCTTTTTCTCCCGTAGACCGTAGAAAATCACATAATTTGAAGTCAGACACTGAGCAAACCTCCACTGCCTGCCTGAGCAAGCTCCCCATATGACGCAATTGTGGAGATCGTGAGTGATTACTTGATTGCCTCAGGTGTCATTTTATGGAGTATTCCGAATTCATAAAGGAAGAGCTTCCTTGTATGGTTTTCATACCCGAGATCGAGATTGGAGGCGCAGATGTCATGGGCCGTACCAAAATGTATTTGACACTTGGTTACTCATGTTGTTCAGACAGAACACCTACGAAAGCAGGCGTCTCCTTCAACGACGGATAGTCGCAGCTTGCTGGACTGGCCTCTATATGAGTATTGATTCACAGTCACCTACAAAGAGTATCGGCAAGGGCTCCTTTACCTTGGTCTCATGGACCCTTCATCAAGGCAACGTTTTGTGGATAAGAGAGCTTTTGTTGTCCCGAgtgccatcatcctcctcgttgtTTGGATGGTACTATAATTGTATCCacaaaaagaacaaagacaaaTACATCTCCGTCTAATACTGTGTCTAACATTAAACAGCAATTTT contains the following coding sequences:
- a CDS encoding putative MFS multidrug transporter, which produces MVAERQRGAVPSEATPLIEHPLTDHDETQISPSLLRGTVITITVGLLLFIQTTNISMLTTAQSDIAEDFDAFSETTWFSSAYLIAMSSVSPLAGRLCQIFTARNYTLFSVGILSVGLFVTAASQSLPVFLFGRALSGCGSAGVMVTSFIFILDLASKRRRGLFIGLLNVGVTTGISCGALLAGLLTPVFGWRLIFWVQAPASLILGLTLFVAVSSVKSTSMSLQGSSPWQRLAKVDYAGALSLTTSVFLLLFSLASPDSTVTITPLILSFVSFAVFLLFESKFTSEPIIPLEVLKARSVLATCLAALISMMARWSVLFFTPVYAMAVRQWSPASAGLILVPTNVGFGLGGLLVGWIHIRKTGSYYVSTLIVFLLFALTNFILAILSTPSSATVAYVVSTFFNGLFIGASMNYALSHMLHLTNMNVHYIVTSLLGMFRGSAGSFGSAIGGGFFQRELKKALEKGFSKHGLSGTDELVRKLLGSPALVTNLSGLEKEVAIQSYEQAVKVLILGGCVLALVATMLQACTGWRAPHEVEKDVHGDLEDRLDRE
- a CDS encoding Hsp20/alpha crystallin family protein; translated protein: MSLFHTFHTPGDFAPLFRLLDDYDFHRSTRNQASSVRSFAPRFDVRETNDAYLLDGELPGIANKDIEIEFSDNDTLVIKGRSEREYHSGTPEQATQESSDDKQKESTEVVKSGDKQVSKSDNKKHRFWVSERSVGEFHRTFQFPTPVDQDNVKASLKNGILSIVVPKKVVNTGARKITVE
- the tfb5 gene encoding TFIIH complex subunit TFB5 gives rise to the protein MPRAIKGVLIECDPSVKAIILKYDEESHDYIVEDLDDDRHLVIKESQLQNLKERLGRELDEKVMQPEESESE
- a CDS encoding rhamnogalacturonan acetylesterase RgaE, which codes for MKCFAFLSALALFPGTLSATIYMAGDSTMAKGGGGSGTDGKSQGKSPFARYIYNALVKTGWGLHIAPFVSGTVSNQAVAGRSARSYTREQRFQAIADVLKPGDYVVIEFGHNDGGSLRTDNGRTDCPGSGDETCTTTFNGVTETVFTFPKYLQDAAKMFQSKQAKVVISSQTPNNPWETGTFSYTPSRFVELAKLAAQRAGVDYVDHGAYVADMYKSLGKTTVDSFFPNDHTHTSSTGAEVVAQAFLKAVVCSGARLKEVLTTTNFPGKCL
- a CDS encoding putative lipase/esterase family protein; translation: MSFLNSWFGPLYDAIFCPSLPPTFRWRLLAFQPIVLLSNAIQYLPSIFTKGRRNVIWIPLKRAPGHSVRAIVYHPRTQTHSGSRAIHLNIHGGGFLGGLPEGQTSFCQKVAHETGAIVVSTSHRYAPRYTFPTAHEDVQDVAEWLIENAERLWGTNPRSMTVSGFSAGGNLALGVAQGLAHTEFSIKASVTFYAPVDLRLPPWEKPLPAGFPEKDPLAFLQPLMDAYAGPGREKNLTNPLLHPILADIGCLPRNMMFVVPKMDILLHEQTTFVERLKEEAAAINRGLADQQDSAESQLQPYRIESRFDEGQIHGWLEIPSIFIDAKLRDQIFEEAVQFLNDIYTLST
- a CDS encoding enoyl-CoA hydratase/isomerase family protein; the encoded protein is MAENNYNSFKYFIIRFPAEHQYVAHVEINRPDKMNAFFEAMWIELGQVFDRLSQDPSVRAIVLSGAGEKAFTAGLDVTAASQGLLSADGDQAVDPARKAAHLRRHIVSFQDCITAVERCEKPVIVAMHGFSLGLAVDLSTAADVRVCTRDTKFAVKEVDIGLAADIGTLSRLPKVVGSFGWAKEVALTARIFGAEEALRVGFVNRVFESKEAAVQGALEMAALMATKSPVAVQGTKEIMNYSRDRSVQDGLRYTAVWNSAMLQTKDVSAALLSGLKKRTPTFEKL